The Microbulbifer sp. YPW1 genome contains a region encoding:
- a CDS encoding lytic polysaccharide monooxygenase, giving the protein MRNKRLLKLGLGVVGLTLAAGVAFGHGLIVEPPARNAHCGLNEKPDQATTPACVEAAQKDFSGMYQFMSVLTHAQGHAQADSNNVCGFDSETWDGGPTPWDYQLDWPTSPMSGGTQTFTWNISWGPHWDDTEEFRYWITKPDFEYQVGGTLTWDDFEGEAFCVLNYDDTNPTANPNIVAEKASGLFHTTCEVPERAGRHIIYGEWGRNYYTWERFHGCVDVAFDGSGSGGGSSSSSSSSSSSSSSSSSSSSSGGSSSSSSSSSSSGGSSSSSGGSSSSSGGSAGTGVSCEYVVSNEWNSGFTAEVRLTNTGSEPVSGWEVEWGYTDDTSLVNTWSAVVNGMGPFTATSMGWNDTIGAGQTVSFGMQGNKGGSSAEVPEVTGNVCE; this is encoded by the coding sequence GTGAGAAATAAACGGTTGTTGAAACTGGGGCTGGGTGTAGTGGGGCTCACTCTGGCAGCGGGCGTGGCCTTTGGTCACGGCCTGATTGTCGAGCCGCCGGCGCGCAATGCCCACTGTGGCCTGAATGAAAAACCAGACCAGGCCACCACGCCGGCGTGCGTCGAAGCCGCGCAGAAAGATTTCAGCGGCATGTACCAGTTCATGAGTGTGCTAACCCATGCCCAGGGGCACGCACAGGCCGACAGTAACAACGTGTGTGGCTTTGACAGCGAGACCTGGGACGGTGGCCCCACGCCCTGGGACTACCAGCTGGACTGGCCCACCAGCCCGATGAGCGGCGGTACCCAGACGTTCACCTGGAATATCAGCTGGGGACCGCACTGGGACGACACCGAAGAATTCCGCTACTGGATCACCAAGCCGGATTTTGAGTACCAGGTGGGTGGCACCCTGACCTGGGATGACTTCGAAGGGGAAGCTTTTTGCGTCCTGAATTACGACGATACCAATCCCACGGCCAACCCCAACATTGTGGCAGAGAAGGCCAGTGGCCTGTTCCATACCACTTGTGAGGTGCCGGAGCGGGCGGGGCGGCACATCATCTACGGTGAGTGGGGCCGCAATTACTATACCTGGGAGCGTTTCCACGGTTGTGTGGATGTGGCGTTTGACGGTAGCGGTTCCGGCGGAGGTTCTTCCTCTTCGTCCAGCAGTTCTTCCTCATCCAGCAGTTCGTCTTCGAGTAGTTCTTCCTCCGGTGGTTCGTCTTCCAGCAGCAGCTCGTCCAGCTCATCCGGTGGCAGTTCGTCCAGTAGTGGGGGTTCCAGTTCCAGCTCTGGTGGCAGTGCGGGTACCGGTGTCAGCTGTGAATATGTGGTGTCCAACGAGTGGAACAGCGGCTTCACCGCGGAAGTGCGCCTGACCAACACTGGCAGTGAGCCGGTAAGCGGCTGGGAAGTGGAGTGGGGTTACACCGACGATACCTCACTGGTGAACACCTGGAGTGCCGTGGTCAATGGCATGGGGCCGTTCACTGCTACCAGCATGGGCTGGAACGACACCATCGGTGCCGGTCAGACCGTCAGCTTTGGTATGCAGGGCAACAAGGGTGGCAGCAGTGCCGAGGTGCCGGAGGTTACCGGGAATGTGTGTGAGTAA
- the manD gene encoding D-mannonate dehydratase ManD → MLRIKSARVITTCPGRNFITLQIETEDGTRGLGDATLNGRELAVASYLEDHIIPCLIGRDAHQIEDIWQYLYKGAYWRRGPVTMSAIAAVDMALWDIKAKVAGLPLYQLLGGACRKGNMVYAHANGESIEETIAEAKKYVDLGYRAVRLQCGVPGLNSTYGVSKDKQRYEPADADLPTENEWSTEKYLRVVPELFAAAREALGWDIHLLHDAHHRMTPIEAARLAKDLEPYRLFWLEDAVPAENQANFRLIRQHSTTPLAVGEVFNSIWDCKQLIEEQLIDYIRATVVHAGGITHLRRIANLAALYNVRTGCHGATDLSPVTMAAALHFGLSIPNFGIQEYMHHTEETNAVFPHEYTFSDGYLHPGDKPGLGVELNEDMAKEFPYQRAYLPVNRLQDGSMHDW, encoded by the coding sequence ATGTTGAGAATAAAATCCGCCCGGGTCATCACCACCTGTCCGGGGCGCAACTTCATCACCCTGCAGATCGAGACGGAAGACGGCACCCGCGGGCTGGGCGATGCCACCCTCAACGGTCGCGAACTGGCGGTTGCGAGTTACCTGGAAGACCACATTATCCCCTGCCTGATCGGGCGCGATGCGCATCAGATTGAGGACATCTGGCAATACCTCTACAAGGGCGCTTACTGGCGCCGCGGTCCCGTGACCATGTCGGCAATCGCCGCGGTGGACATGGCGCTGTGGGATATCAAGGCCAAGGTCGCCGGCCTGCCGCTGTATCAGTTACTGGGCGGCGCCTGCCGCAAGGGCAATATGGTATATGCCCACGCCAACGGCGAAAGTATCGAAGAAACCATCGCCGAGGCGAAAAAGTATGTCGACCTGGGCTATCGCGCTGTGCGCCTGCAGTGCGGCGTACCGGGGCTGAACTCCACCTACGGGGTGAGCAAGGACAAGCAGCGCTACGAGCCCGCGGATGCGGACCTGCCCACGGAAAATGAATGGTCTACCGAGAAATACCTGCGTGTGGTACCGGAACTCTTCGCCGCGGCGCGGGAAGCGCTGGGCTGGGACATTCACCTGCTGCACGATGCCCACCACCGCATGACCCCCATTGAAGCCGCGCGCCTGGCCAAGGACCTGGAACCCTATCGCCTGTTCTGGCTGGAGGATGCGGTACCGGCGGAAAACCAGGCGAACTTTCGCCTGATTCGCCAGCACAGCACGACCCCGCTGGCGGTCGGTGAAGTGTTCAACAGTATCTGGGACTGCAAGCAGCTGATCGAGGAGCAGCTGATCGACTATATCCGTGCAACCGTGGTCCACGCCGGCGGCATCACCCACCTGCGCCGCATCGCCAATCTCGCCGCGCTCTACAATGTGCGCACCGGTTGCCATGGCGCCACGGACCTGTCACCGGTCACCATGGCTGCGGCGCTGCATTTCGGGCTGTCGATTCCGAATTTCGGTATCCAGGAATATATGCATCACACGGAAGAGACCAACGCCGTCTTCCCCCATGAATACACCTTCAGCGACGGGTATCTGCACCCCGGAGACAAGCCGGGACTGGGTGTGGAACTCAATGAGGACATGGCAAAAGAATTTCCGTACCAGCGGGCCTACCTGCCGGTCAACCGGCTGCAAGACGGCAGCATGCACGACTGGTAA
- a CDS encoding alpha-glucuronidase family glycosyl hydrolase, whose protein sequence is MKSDVIGKSLTPLPAFLLALLLVVASVMSPPANADDGYDLWLRYQPLAADARDQYRPQLRQLIIPGSERSPTLQAIEREMVDGVRGLLAQVPVVDDRIQGDGFVLVVTSQTAQAVRGAGLSARDLNDLGGEGYLIRAITLRGQKGTVIAANNEQGLLYGSFHLLRLLQTGTKLANVDISSRPRIGLRLLNHWDNLDRSVERGYAGQSIWDWWNLPDVLDPRYIDYARANAALGINGTVLNNVNASADSLTGRYLAKAAALADVFRPYGIRVYLSARFSAPVEIGGLDTADPKDPAVQRWWNDKADEIYRRIPDFGGFLVKANSEGQPGPHDYGRSHAEGANLLARALKPHGGVVMWRAFVYQQDNPEDRAKQAYSDFVPLDGQFDDNVIVQVKNGPIDFQPREPFHPMFGAMPKTPLMMEFQVTKEYLGFASHLAYLGPMYEEVLEADTHAAGPGSTVAKVVDGSLHNHKLTGIAGVANIGSARDWTGSIFNQANWYVFGRMAWNPDLEAEAIAREWLKVTFGQDPQVLDTGLDMMMASRQAVVDYMTPLGLAHLMATGHHYGPGPWVSDLARPEWNPVYYHRADHNGIGFDRTSEGSDAVSQYAPAIAKQFASRSAVGDDLLLWFHHLPWDYPMSSGRDLWEELVHRYDRGVAAVGKMRAQWQTLEPLIDAERFDKTARLLQVQEREAQWWRDASIAYFQSVSGRQLPKGVAPPARSLEYYKAVDYPWAPGH, encoded by the coding sequence ATGAAAAGCGATGTGATCGGTAAATCACTAACCCCTTTGCCGGCCTTTCTGCTGGCCCTGCTGCTGGTGGTCGCCAGCGTAATGTCACCGCCGGCAAACGCCGACGATGGCTACGATCTTTGGCTCCGCTACCAGCCACTGGCAGCGGACGCCCGCGATCAATACCGGCCGCAACTCCGGCAACTGATCATACCTGGCAGTGAGCGCTCCCCAACGCTGCAGGCGATAGAGCGCGAAATGGTGGATGGTGTCCGTGGCTTGCTGGCGCAAGTACCGGTCGTTGACGATCGCATTCAGGGGGATGGCTTTGTGCTCGTGGTCACCTCGCAGACCGCTCAGGCAGTGCGCGGAGCCGGGCTTTCCGCACGTGATCTGAACGACCTTGGGGGCGAGGGCTACCTGATCCGCGCCATTACTCTGCGCGGCCAAAAGGGCACAGTGATTGCCGCCAACAACGAGCAGGGTCTGCTCTACGGCAGCTTCCACCTGTTGCGCCTGCTGCAGACCGGCACAAAGCTCGCCAATGTGGACATCAGCAGCCGCCCGCGCATCGGCCTGCGCCTGCTCAATCACTGGGACAATCTCGACCGCTCGGTGGAGCGCGGCTACGCGGGCCAGTCCATCTGGGACTGGTGGAACCTGCCGGACGTACTCGACCCCCGCTATATCGATTACGCCCGCGCCAACGCTGCGCTCGGTATCAACGGCACGGTGTTGAACAACGTCAACGCCAGCGCCGATAGCCTCACCGGGCGCTATCTGGCCAAGGCTGCCGCGCTGGCGGATGTGTTCCGCCCCTACGGTATTCGTGTGTATCTGTCCGCGCGCTTCAGCGCGCCGGTGGAAATCGGCGGGCTCGATACCGCGGATCCGAAAGATCCCGCGGTGCAGCGTTGGTGGAACGACAAGGCGGATGAGATCTATCGCCGGATCCCGGATTTTGGCGGCTTCCTGGTGAAGGCAAATTCCGAGGGGCAGCCCGGCCCGCACGATTACGGTCGCTCTCACGCCGAGGGCGCCAACCTGCTGGCGCGGGCGCTGAAGCCCCACGGCGGTGTGGTGATGTGGCGCGCCTTCGTATACCAGCAGGACAATCCGGAGGACCGCGCCAAGCAGGCCTACAGCGATTTTGTGCCCCTGGACGGCCAGTTCGATGACAACGTCATCGTGCAGGTCAAAAACGGCCCGATTGATTTCCAGCCGCGCGAACCTTTCCATCCCATGTTCGGTGCCATGCCGAAAACACCGCTGATGATGGAGTTCCAGGTCACCAAGGAGTACCTGGGGTTCGCCTCGCACCTGGCTTATCTCGGCCCCATGTATGAAGAGGTACTGGAGGCCGATACCCACGCCGCGGGGCCGGGCTCCACCGTGGCCAAGGTCGTCGACGGTAGCCTGCACAATCACAAGCTCACCGGTATCGCCGGCGTGGCCAATATCGGCAGCGCCCGCGACTGGACCGGCTCGATCTTCAATCAGGCCAACTGGTATGTGTTCGGACGCATGGCGTGGAATCCCGACCTGGAGGCGGAGGCCATCGCGCGGGAGTGGCTGAAGGTCACCTTCGGCCAGGACCCGCAGGTCCTCGATACCGGGCTGGACATGATGATGGCCTCGCGCCAGGCGGTGGTGGACTACATGACGCCCCTGGGGCTCGCGCACCTGATGGCCACGGGGCACCACTATGGCCCGGGCCCCTGGGTATCCGATCTGGCGCGGCCCGAGTGGAACCCCGTCTATTACCACCGCGCGGACCATAACGGTATCGGCTTCGACCGTACCAGTGAGGGCAGCGACGCCGTCTCACAGTACGCCCCGGCGATCGCTAAACAATTCGCCAGCCGCAGCGCCGTGGGTGACGACCTGTTGCTGTGGTTTCACCATTTGCCCTGGGACTATCCCATGTCCTCCGGGCGCGATCTCTGGGAAGAACTGGTGCACCGCTACGACCGGGGTGTGGCGGCCGTCGGCAAGATGCGGGCGCAGTGGCAGACTCTCGAGCCGCTGATCGACGCCGAGCGCTTCGACAAGACCGCGCGCCTGCTCCAGGTGCAGGAGCGTGAGGCGCAGTGGTGGCGGGATGCATCCATTGCCTATTTCCAGTCTGTCTCCGGTCGGCAACTGCCCAAAGGGGTTGCACCACCGGCCCGCTCTCTCGAGTACTACAAGGCCGTGGATTACCCCTGGGCGCCGGGACACTGA
- a CDS encoding TonB-dependent receptor, with protein MFKRKKLSGAVVAAIASMTCASSVLAQDAALEEVTVTGIRASMERAMDVKRDSSGVVDAISSEDIGKFPDTNLAESLQRISGVSINRVNGEGSEITVRGFTGSNNMVTLNGRTMPGGIAFGGGSGAGVSPGGGTRAFDFANLASESVSGVQVYKTGRADVSSGGIGATVNIDTAKPLQNPGFSATIGAKTVHDTTNLVGDDFTPEVSGLFSWTDDSEKFGVALSGSFQERDSGAANSQVNDWNIGTWGEDNLYSFTDDARIENAPADGQLYARPNDLRYAWSDRHRERTNGQLTLQFRPVDNLTLTGDYTYAENYLQEHRSEQTFWFANGDSANHVVFDSGSVAAPTLYSEVLSNKDGGFEQQWREQTNTLKSVGFNADWEVRDGFSLALDVHDSTMDSLPSGPGNSGSIDVSIAAPVLGSQVVRFNNGLPVADVTIDDADRGNNNGVLDAGDFGTQVARIWYAGQTTDISQIKLDGELEFDNGRFDFGVESSAVDMRQQNSDRYMGLGDWGIANPGEIPAGLLEEFSLSGQFDDYNTSSAFSSGFRGDPVDLCNWAMTKYATADNDYQCAYNPNFTTNNRVEEDTAAVYFQGSLEGELAGMTTNIQAGLRYETTDVKSSSLQRIPLYLLWMDNNDFSTSYAASDSELISAETTYDNLLPSFDFSLNIREDLTGRFSYSKTIARAGYGSLSPSVGTFGTVGSTYNGTTPTAAANNPGLLPLESDNLDLSLEWYYSDSSYASVGFFEKRVDNFIGTAQVEENHFGMRDVTNGPRAEAAAQALADGGFALNDTSLFVMMAVLDNPGAFPGGAADYTDDAQFAVDVATAYDLAPNANDPLMMFRTSKPDNNKEAKIYGAEFAVQHFFGDTGFGLQANYTIVRGDVGFDVNSDPGVSQFALVGLSDTANLVAIYDNYGFQARLAYNWRDTYLNEVNRGNSRNPVFVEDYNQIDLSVSYEVNDNLDVFFEGLNLTEENVRQYGRSTNQLWYLEDQGARYQLGARYAF; from the coding sequence ATGTTCAAACGCAAAAAGCTATCGGGTGCTGTGGTTGCAGCCATTGCCTCGATGACCTGTGCTTCTTCTGTGCTGGCCCAGGACGCCGCTCTGGAAGAAGTTACGGTTACCGGTATCCGAGCCTCCATGGAGCGGGCCATGGATGTCAAGCGCGACTCCTCCGGGGTCGTTGACGCCATCTCCTCCGAGGATATCGGTAAGTTCCCCGATACCAACCTGGCAGAATCCCTGCAGCGTATCTCCGGTGTGTCTATCAACCGGGTAAACGGCGAGGGTTCTGAAATTACCGTGCGCGGTTTTACCGGCAGTAACAACATGGTGACCCTGAATGGTCGCACCATGCCTGGCGGTATTGCCTTCGGTGGTGGTAGCGGTGCTGGTGTCTCTCCCGGTGGTGGTACCCGTGCATTCGATTTTGCCAACCTGGCTTCCGAGAGTGTTAGCGGTGTGCAGGTATATAAAACCGGTCGAGCGGATGTGAGCAGTGGTGGTATCGGTGCTACGGTCAATATCGACACGGCGAAGCCGCTGCAGAACCCGGGTTTCAGTGCAACCATCGGTGCCAAGACTGTGCATGACACCACGAATCTGGTGGGCGATGATTTCACACCAGAAGTGTCAGGCCTGTTCAGCTGGACGGATGACAGCGAAAAATTCGGCGTTGCGCTGAGTGGCTCTTTTCAGGAGCGGGACTCAGGCGCTGCCAACTCTCAGGTGAACGACTGGAATATCGGTACCTGGGGTGAAGATAATCTGTACTCTTTTACCGATGATGCGCGAATCGAAAATGCGCCCGCGGACGGTCAACTGTACGCGCGCCCCAACGACCTGCGTTATGCCTGGTCCGATCGCCACCGCGAGCGCACCAACGGCCAGCTGACCCTGCAATTCCGTCCGGTAGACAATCTTACCCTCACCGGCGACTACACCTATGCGGAGAACTACCTTCAGGAGCACCGCAGCGAGCAGACCTTCTGGTTCGCAAATGGTGACAGTGCCAATCATGTTGTTTTCGATAGCGGTTCGGTGGCAGCCCCGACCCTTTATTCTGAAGTCTTGAGCAACAAGGATGGTGGTTTCGAGCAGCAGTGGCGGGAGCAGACCAACACGCTGAAATCTGTCGGCTTTAACGCAGACTGGGAAGTGAGAGATGGCTTCTCCCTCGCCCTCGATGTGCACGATTCCACTATGGATTCACTGCCGAGCGGCCCCGGTAACTCCGGCTCTATCGACGTGAGTATCGCGGCGCCGGTTCTGGGGTCCCAGGTAGTACGATTTAACAATGGACTTCCTGTGGCCGATGTCACTATCGACGATGCCGACCGGGGTAACAACAACGGCGTGCTGGATGCCGGAGACTTCGGTACCCAGGTGGCGCGTATCTGGTATGCAGGCCAGACCACTGATATTTCCCAGATCAAACTTGACGGTGAGCTTGAGTTTGATAATGGCCGTTTTGACTTCGGTGTGGAAAGCTCTGCCGTGGATATGCGTCAGCAGAATTCCGACCGGTATATGGGGCTCGGTGACTGGGGTATTGCCAACCCGGGCGAAATACCAGCAGGCCTGTTGGAAGAGTTCAGCCTGAGCGGTCAGTTTGACGACTACAATACCAGCAGCGCATTCTCCTCAGGCTTCCGCGGCGACCCCGTCGACCTGTGTAACTGGGCGATGACTAAGTACGCTACCGCCGACAACGACTACCAGTGTGCCTATAACCCGAACTTCACCACGAACAACCGGGTTGAAGAAGATACCGCTGCGGTTTACTTCCAGGGTTCTCTGGAGGGTGAACTGGCAGGTATGACCACGAACATCCAGGCCGGCCTGCGTTACGAAACTACAGATGTGAAGTCGTCGTCGCTGCAGCGTATTCCGCTGTACCTGCTGTGGATGGACAACAACGATTTCAGCACCAGTTACGCGGCCAGTGATTCCGAGCTGATTAGTGCGGAGACCACCTACGACAATCTGCTGCCGAGTTTCGATTTCTCGCTGAATATCCGCGAGGACCTCACCGGTCGCTTCTCCTACAGCAAGACCATTGCCCGTGCTGGCTACGGTAGTCTGTCCCCGTCGGTTGGCACTTTCGGTACAGTGGGTTCCACCTATAACGGTACGACACCTACCGCCGCGGCAAACAACCCGGGATTGTTGCCACTGGAATCCGATAACCTGGATCTCTCGCTGGAGTGGTATTACAGCGACAGCAGCTATGCGTCGGTTGGCTTCTTCGAGAAGCGTGTGGACAACTTCATCGGTACCGCTCAGGTTGAGGAAAACCACTTCGGCATGCGTGACGTGACCAATGGTCCGCGCGCAGAGGCGGCGGCTCAGGCGCTGGCAGATGGTGGCTTCGCCCTGAACGATACCTCGCTGTTCGTGATGATGGCGGTGCTGGATAACCCTGGTGCCTTCCCCGGCGGTGCCGCGGACTACACCGATGACGCGCAGTTCGCTGTGGATGTTGCCACCGCGTACGACCTGGCGCCGAATGCGAATGATCCTTTGATGATGTTCCGCACATCCAAGCCGGACAACAACAAAGAGGCGAAGATTTACGGTGCAGAATTCGCGGTGCAGCATTTCTTTGGCGATACCGGCTTTGGTCTGCAAGCTAACTACACCATCGTACGTGGTGACGTTGGCTTCGATGTGAACTCGGATCCCGGCGTCTCCCAGTTTGCCCTGGTTGGCCTCAGCGATACCGCCAACCTGGTTGCCATCTATGACAATTACGGGTTCCAGGCGCGTCTCGCCTATAACTGGCGCGATACCTACCTGAACGAAGTCAACAGGGGTAACTCGCGTAACCCGGTATTCGTGGAAGACTATAACCAGATCGATCTGAGTGTCAGCTACGAGGTGAACGACAACCTGGACGTGTTCTTCGAGGGGCTCAACCTCACCGAAGAAAACGTGCGTCAGTACGGTCGCTCTACCAACCAGCTGTGGTATCTGGAAGATCAGGGTGCCCGCTACCAGTTGGGTGCACGCTACGCCTTCTAA
- a CDS encoding SapC family protein has protein sequence MTNHVLLNNIDHANLKIKTGHASLYGSRVGLAPVFPTEFSEVQREYPILLRRDKEQSGYQAVALLGFAENENLFLDEPSHSPDHAVWRADYIPCILERGPFLIGFREQESGGVQRREPVIHVDMDSPRIGGESGEPVFLPHGGNSPYLERIASILKSIHEGMAISDEMFKLFSEFNLIEPVNLDIEIHRDEKLKLAGYFTVNEEALAELDGAALKRLNDAGFLAYAYFIAASLGNIRRLIQRKRLRIMNASKASAEQ, from the coding sequence ATGACTAACCATGTGTTGCTGAATAATATCGATCACGCGAACCTGAAAATTAAAACCGGTCACGCTAGCCTGTACGGCAGTCGTGTCGGTCTCGCGCCAGTTTTTCCCACTGAGTTCAGTGAAGTACAGCGTGAATACCCCATTCTTTTACGCCGCGACAAAGAGCAAAGCGGTTACCAGGCGGTAGCTTTACTGGGGTTTGCTGAGAATGAAAACCTTTTCCTGGATGAGCCTTCACATTCGCCGGACCATGCAGTCTGGCGTGCGGATTATATTCCCTGCATTTTGGAGCGCGGGCCTTTTCTGATCGGTTTCCGTGAACAGGAGTCCGGCGGTGTGCAGCGCCGGGAGCCAGTTATCCATGTGGATATGGATAGCCCGCGAATCGGTGGCGAATCCGGCGAGCCGGTTTTTCTGCCACACGGAGGTAATTCGCCCTACCTCGAAAGAATCGCATCCATCCTGAAAAGTATCCACGAGGGTATGGCGATTAGCGATGAAATGTTCAAACTGTTTTCCGAATTCAACCTGATCGAGCCGGTTAACCTCGATATCGAAATTCATCGCGATGAAAAATTAAAGCTTGCCGGCTATTTCACAGTCAATGAAGAAGCACTGGCCGAGCTCGATGGCGCAGCGCTGAAAAGGCTTAATGACGCAGGCTTTCTCGCCTATGCCTATTTCATAGCCGCTTCCCTTGGGAATATTCGCAGACTGATTCAACGCAAGCGGCTGCGGATTATGAATGCCTCCAAGGCGTCAGCCGAGCAGTAG
- a CDS encoding cupin-like domain-containing protein: MTPDSIPFAELMEAGEPVLLKGVARDWPLVKKGLQSPAAAIDYLGHFHNGLSVAAYFGGKEMRGRYFYNPDLTGLNFTSRRLPLDEVLAMLAEQLDEREPWPIYVGSTTVDACLPGLREKNDFEFSHPMFSGNAPLASIWIGNHSIASAHYDAPHNLACCAVGRRRFTLFPPDQIENLYPGPLSPTPGGQAVSMVDFAAPDFDKYPRFKEALATAQVAEMEPGDAVFYPSLWWHQVEALDRFNVLLNYWWQTSARFMDTPMNTVLHALLSLRDRPPVERDAWKAIFDFYIFSDPEKARAHLPEHVWGALGPLDEAAARKLRAMLINKLNR; this comes from the coding sequence GTGACGCCTGATTCTATCCCCTTTGCTGAATTGATGGAGGCGGGCGAGCCGGTCTTGCTTAAAGGCGTAGCTCGAGACTGGCCATTGGTGAAAAAGGGATTGCAATCACCCGCCGCAGCGATCGACTATCTCGGCCATTTCCACAATGGGCTGTCGGTGGCGGCGTATTTCGGTGGCAAGGAAATGCGCGGGCGCTATTTTTACAATCCGGACCTGACCGGCCTGAATTTCACCAGCCGCAGATTGCCGCTGGACGAGGTGCTGGCGATGTTGGCGGAGCAGCTCGATGAGCGTGAGCCGTGGCCAATTTATGTTGGTTCCACCACGGTCGATGCCTGCCTGCCGGGATTGCGTGAGAAAAATGATTTCGAGTTTTCGCACCCGATGTTTTCCGGCAATGCGCCGCTGGCAAGTATCTGGATCGGTAACCATTCCATTGCGTCAGCGCATTACGATGCACCGCACAATTTGGCCTGCTGTGCCGTAGGTCGCCGACGCTTCACCCTGTTTCCTCCGGATCAGATTGAGAACCTTTACCCTGGTCCTCTGTCACCCACGCCCGGTGGTCAGGCCGTAAGCATGGTGGACTTCGCTGCACCCGACTTCGACAAATATCCCCGTTTTAAGGAAGCCCTGGCGACTGCTCAGGTTGCAGAGATGGAGCCTGGCGACGCCGTGTTCTATCCCAGCCTCTGGTGGCACCAGGTAGAGGCGCTCGACCGTTTCAATGTGCTGCTGAATTACTGGTGGCAGACGTCGGCCAGGTTTATGGATACGCCGATGAATACCGTGTTGCACGCACTGCTCAGCCTGCGGGATCGCCCTCCAGTCGAGCGCGATGCCTGGAAGGCAATATTCGACTTTTATATTTTTTCTGACCCGGAAAAAGCGCGTGCGCATTTGCCTGAACATGTCTGGGGCGCGCTGGGACCACTGGATGAAGCTGCTGCTCGGAAACTCCGGGCAATGCTGATTAACAAGCTGAATCGCTAG
- a CDS encoding tryptophan halogenase family protein: MNKPTLDEKKISRVVIAGGGTAGWIAAAALSKKLGELLDITLVESAEIGTIGVGEATIPPMRVFHRLLGIDEREFMRATRATFKLGIQFENWGQQGDRYIHAFGKNGRESWLAEFHHFWLEGRVRGIDSEIGDYCLELQAARQGKFATSTQSSINYAYHLDAGLYAQFLRKFSEQYGARRIEGNISGVEQCVESGNITGLRLADGRLVEGDLFVDCTGFRGLLIEQTLHTGYEDWSHWLPCDSAVALQTEGDNAFLPYTRSIAGESGWQWRIPLQHRTGNGHVFCSQHLSDDEACSQLLGGLDGKPLTDPRVIRFRTGRRRKVWNKNCIALGLASGFVEPLESTSIHLVIAGITRLMQCFPYDGISPSTAHRFNRESREELEKIRDFIVLHYHLTRRNDTSFWRYCASMEVPETLRERMELFRDSAYAHQAEGELFRVDSWVQVMVGQGLVPRAHHPLPKLMSTDELSRFLAGLRENIQRAVSPLPSHDAFVRGYCQAEGCLD; this comes from the coding sequence ATGAACAAGCCGACGCTCGACGAGAAGAAAATATCTCGGGTGGTAATTGCCGGTGGCGGAACTGCGGGCTGGATTGCCGCCGCGGCACTGTCAAAAAAGCTCGGTGAACTACTCGACATCACATTGGTGGAGTCTGCAGAAATCGGCACCATCGGTGTGGGTGAAGCGACTATTCCCCCAATGCGGGTGTTTCATCGCTTGCTCGGCATTGATGAGCGCGAATTCATGCGCGCAACCAGAGCCACATTCAAGCTCGGTATCCAATTTGAAAACTGGGGCCAGCAGGGCGATCGCTACATTCACGCGTTCGGTAAAAACGGTCGTGAGAGCTGGTTGGCGGAATTCCATCATTTCTGGCTCGAGGGACGCGTGCGCGGTATAGATTCAGAGATTGGTGACTACTGTTTAGAACTGCAGGCGGCGAGGCAGGGCAAGTTTGCTACTAGTACACAATCCAGTATCAATTACGCTTACCACCTGGATGCGGGACTTTACGCGCAGTTTTTGCGGAAATTCAGTGAGCAGTATGGCGCGCGTCGTATTGAAGGGAATATCTCGGGCGTCGAGCAGTGTGTAGAGTCCGGCAATATCACCGGCCTGCGGTTGGCGGACGGGCGGCTCGTGGAGGGAGATCTGTTTGTCGACTGCACCGGGTTTCGCGGGTTGCTGATCGAACAGACATTGCACACCGGTTACGAGGACTGGTCCCACTGGCTTCCCTGCGATAGTGCCGTTGCATTGCAGACCGAGGGCGATAACGCGTTTCTACCCTATACACGCTCCATCGCTGGCGAATCTGGCTGGCAATGGCGAATTCCTCTGCAGCACCGCACTGGTAATGGTCATGTGTTCTGCAGTCAGCATTTATCTGACGACGAGGCGTGCAGCCAGTTGCTCGGGGGGCTTGATGGAAAGCCACTGACCGACCCGAGAGTAATCCGCTTCCGAACCGGGCGGCGTCGCAAGGTGTGGAATAAGAACTGTATCGCTCTGGGCCTGGCCAGTGGCTTTGTCGAACCGCTGGAGTCGACCAGTATTCACTTGGTCATTGCCGGTATCACCCGGTTGATGCAATGTTTTCCCTACGACGGTATCTCCCCGTCGACAGCACACCGATTCAATCGTGAATCCCGCGAAGAGTTGGAGAAAATACGCGATTTTATTGTGCTCCATTACCATCTTACCCGTCGTAACGACACCTCTTTCTGGCGTTATTGCGCCAGCATGGAAGTGCCGGAAACATTGCGGGAGCGTATGGAGCTATTCCGAGACTCGGCATATGCCCACCAGGCAGAGGGTGAACTGTTCCGCGTCGATTCCTGGGTTCAGGTGATGGTCGGGCAAGGCCTTGTTCCCCGGGCACATCACCCGCTACCAAAACTGATGTCGACGGACGAGTTGAGTCGTTTCCTGGCAGGATTGAGGGAGAATATTCAGCGGGCGGTTTCGCCACTACCTTCCCATGACGCGTTTGTGCGTGGTTATTGTCAGGCTGAAGGTTGCCTTGATTAG